The region TGCTTTTAGCAGTTTCTGCTAAAAATTATAGTTAAGCAGAATGTGTTCTGAGAATCGGATAAACATTTTCTCCTTTGTCATAAAAAGGTGAGCGCTTATAAAAGAAATCCAATCTTTCGCCTGCATTATTTCTAAAACTTTCATCATCATTAAGCTTTTTATAAAATTCGGATTTTAGCTGCTGATCTTCTTTCATCATTCTCTTTGCATAAGGCTCCATTACATACGCTTCAGCATATTCTTTTCTTTCGAAGAATGCGTTGAAGAATCCCCAATTGACAAATGAATCTGGCGCTTCGGGTTCCAGCAAGTTTACAATAATTCTTAACTGCCTTTGATTTGTGTAAACAACCAATGAGCCGGCAGGTACATCACATTTTTCGGTAAATGATTCAACACTAAATGACGGCAGTTGTCTTCCTTCATAAGGATAGGATGAAAATTGAATGTTTGTAAATCTGTACTTTTCAACTTTTAATCTTTTTGATGAGGATAAAACATTAAATTTTATCTGATGAGCTTTAATCACTTCAATTACATTGGTAAACTGTTCAGGAATAATGTACGCCGGTGGAACATAAATTTTTTTCAATGAATTTGCTTTATTAAAAATTGGTATTTCAATTTCGATTGGTTTGTTTGTGTATTTACGAATCGTATAACCTGAAATCCCGCTGTGTTCATCATACCATTCAAATCCTTTAAATAAATATTTATCAAACTTTCCATTTCCAGTAAGAACAAGCGGAAATTTCTTTTTATCAGTCAGGTAATATTTTGTTGTGTATTTATCAGAATGATGATTCAATGAAACTATTCTTTCGGAATGATCATTCAAAAAACTGATAGTGTGTTCCATCATTGATTTTGTTGAGTAAACACGGTTTGCAAATGGTTTCAGACTATGAGTTTCAACAAGTAAACATACTCTGTTTTGTCTTGCACAATATCCATGAGATAATCTTGGAGGTGCCGGTAAATCCAAAATACCGCTTTCAATTGTGCCGGCTTTAAATTCCATATAAGGACCGACAATAAATCCGTCTGCTTCAACTTTTTCAGTCAAATACGGCAGATAATCTTTTTCAATCCAATGAACCAGTCCTTTATCA is a window of Ignavibacterium sp. DNA encoding:
- a CDS encoding M14 family metallopeptidase produces the protein MQKNISNYWFTHFEKSNQLESPDYENTLSYFQKFADKTQYVNIETIGRTPQGRELKVIIVSKDKAFTPELAKQTGKAIVLIQNGIHPGEIEGKDACMLLLREILITKEKEHLLDNIILLIIPVLNVDGHERLSPFNRPNQNGPKKMGWRTNALNLNLNRDYLKADTPEIRSFLKLFNEWLPDFMIDNHTTNGADYQYHVTYGIETHQNIDKGLVHWIEKDYLPYLTEKVEADGFIVGPYMEFKAGTIESGILDLPAPPRLSHGYCARQNRVCLLVETHSLKPFANRVYSTKSMMEHTISFLNDHSERIVSLNHHSDKYTTKYYLTDKKKFPLVLTGNGKFDKYLFKGFEWYDEHSGISGYTIRKYTNKPIEIEIPIFNKANSLKKIYVPPAYIIPEQFTNVIEVIKAHQIKFNVLSSSKRLKVEKYRFTNIQFSSYPYEGRQLPSFSVESFTEKCDVPAGSLVVYTNQRQLRIIVNLLEPEAPDSFVNWGFFNAFFERKEYAEAYVMEPYAKRMMKEDQQLKSEFYKKLNDDESFRNNAGERLDFFYKRSPFYDKGENVYPILRTHSA